From Alosa sapidissima isolate fAloSap1 chromosome 7, fAloSap1.pri, whole genome shotgun sequence, the proteins below share one genomic window:
- the LOC121714245 gene encoding 2-epi-5-epi-valiolone synthase-like codes for MSNVTDLDYCDKLREFQLVQINGTWNRRRGSEHSGDHQGHLSPAKIYESSTADGVCWTVVSPIVFTYRIIQCNNLLDADNDTLMFGHTGCCGELQNSSKPIKRFIVIDETVHALYGSRISEYLKARNVVYKMLPLPTTEENKSMELVTTILEEVHQFGIDRRSEPILAIGGGVCLDIVGLAASLYRRRTPYIRIPTTLLAYVDASVGAKNGVNFANCKNKLGSYIPPVAVFLDRSFLGTVPRRHIANGLAEMLKMALMKHKGLFELLESEGPRLLDSKFQTCDETDRTDQSPAASASSRIAIETMLEELAPNLWEDELDRLVDFGHLISPELEMKVLPALLHGEAVTIDMSLMVYVACERGLLTAALRDRVVRCMRALELPVWHAACSLELVREALGERLKHSGGLVRMPLPTALGRAEIFNDTSDDTLCQAFQEWSTDLGTGPLPM; via the exons ATGTCAAATGTGACTGATCTCGATTACTGTGATAAACTCAGAGAATTTCAATTAGTGCAAATTAATGGAACGTGGAACAGACGACGTGGAAGTGAACACTCTGGGGACCACCAGGGACATCTGTCGCCTGCTAAAAT CTATGAGAGCTCCACAGCTGACGGTGTCTGCTGGACAGTGGTGAGCCCCATCGTGTTCACCTACAGAATCATCCAATGCAATAACCTTCTGGACGCTGATAATGACACCCTGATGTTTGGCCACACGGGGTGCTGTGGAGAGCTGCAGAACAGCAGCAAGCCCATAAAGCGCTTTATTGTCATAGATGAGACCGTCCATGCGCTCTACGGGAGTAGGATCTCGGAGTACCTGAAGGCCAGGAATGTCGTCTACAAGATGCTGCCTTTGCCCACTACAGAGGAAAACAAGTCCATGGAGCTTGTCACGACAATCCTTGAGGAAGTTCACCAGTTTGGCATTGACCGAAGGTCTGAGCCAATCTTGGCCATTGGTGGAGGAGTGTGTCTCGATATTGTGGGACTAGCGGCGTCTCTCTATCGTAGAAGGACTCCCTACATCCGCATCCCGACCACGTTGCTGGCCTATGTGGATGCCAGTGTCGGGGCAAAGAATGGGGTCAACTTTGCCAACTGTAAAAACAAGCTGGGAAGCTACATCCCCCCGGTGGCCGTGTTCCTAGACAGGTCTTTCCTGGGGACCGTCCCACGCCGCCACATCGCCAATGGACTGGCTGAGATGTTGAAG ATGGCTCTAATGAAACACAAAGGCCTGTTTGAGCTTCTGGAGTCAGAGGGGCCGAGGCTTCTGGATTCCAAGTTCCAAACCTGTGATGAGACCGACAGGACAGACCAGTCGCCTGCTGCTTCAGCATCCTCTAGGATCGCCATAGAGACCATGCTGGAGGAGCTGGCTCCAAACCTGTGGGAGGACGAGCTGGACCGACTGGTGGACTTCGGACACCTCATCAGCCCTGAGCTAGAGATG AAGGTGTTACCTGCGCTGCTGCACGGCGAGGCAGTGACAATCGACATGTCCCTCATGGTGTACGTGGCCTGTGAGCGAGGCCTGCTGACCGCTGCGCTGCGGGATCGGGTGGTCCGCTGCATGCGCGCCCTGGAGCTGCCCGTGTGGCACGCGGCCTGCAGCCTGGAGCTGGTGAGGGAGGCCCTTGGCGAGCGACTCAAGCACTCCGGAGGACTGGTCAGGATGCCACTGCCCACAGCTCTGGGGCGAGCAG AAATCTTTAATGACACCAGCGATGACACGTTGTGTCAGGCATTCCAAGAATGGAGTACGGACCTGGGAACAGGACCCCTCCCCATGTGA